CTGGTGGTTCTTCTCGGCGTGTCGAAAGAAGACGCCGACGGAAACGCCGACCGGCTCGCGGAGCGGATTCTCGCCTACCGGATCTTTGACGATGAGAACGGCCGGATGAACCGCTCGGTTCGGGAGATCGGCGGACAGATCCTAGCCGTCTCCCAATTCACGCTAGTGGCCGACGTCGCCAAGGGCGCCCGTCCGAGCTTTACGCCGGCCGCGTCGCCCGATCTGGCCGAGCGCTTGTACCGGCGCTTCGTCGATCGACTGATCGCGGCCGGCCTCACGGTCGAGACCGGCGTCTTCGGCGCACGGATGATCGTCTCCCTTCACAACGACGGCCCGGTGACGTTTCTGCTGGAGAGTTAAACCGTTTTAATAATAGCGCGGATGCCCCGATCCACCTTCTCGCG
This genomic window from Nitrospiria bacterium contains:
- the dtd gene encoding D-aminoacyl-tRNA deacylase; the encoded protein is MKALIQRVLEAQVSVEGRVVGRIGPGLVVLLGVSKEDADGNADRLAERILAYRIFDDENGRMNRSVREIGGQILAVSQFTLVADVAKGARPSFTPAASPDLAERLYRRFVDRLIAAGLTVETGVFGARMIVSLHNDGPVTFLLES